The Candidatus Hydrogenedentota bacterium DNA segment GCGCAAGGCCCCGTTTGTCGCGGGGCGGAAGGAGTGCTGCGCGATGCGCGTGATGATTCTGGGCTCGAAGGGGCAGTTGGGCCGCGAGCTGGCGGCCCGCTACCACCGGCGCGCCCATGTGCTGCCCCTGGACCTGCCGGCCTTCGACATCGGCGACCCGGCCCAGGTCCGCGAGGCCTTCACAGATTTCCCGCCGGACCTCGTGGTGAACGCGGCGGCCTTCACGGACGTGGACGGCGCGGAGTCGAACCGGGAGGCGGCATTTCGCGTCAATGTGACGGGGGCCTTCAACGTGGCGTCCGAGGCGGAGCGGGTCGGCACACGTCTGGTCTACTACTCGACGGATTTCGTGTTTGACGGCCAGTCCCCGGATCCGCTGGCGGAGGAGGCGCCCGTCAGGCCGGAATCCCCGCTCGGGGTCTACGGCTTCACAAAGTGGCTGGGCGAGCTGGCGTCGCGGCGGGCCTCGCGCCACCTCATCCTGCGCACTGCCTGGCTCTACGGCCCGGGCGGCAACAATTTTGTGGAGAAGATCCTCGCGGCGGCGGCCTCGCGGACCGAGCTGC contains these protein-coding regions:
- the rfbD gene encoding dTDP-4-dehydrorhamnose reductase, giving the protein MRVMILGSKGQLGRELAARYHRRAHVLPLDLPAFDIGDPAQVREAFTDFPPDLVVNAAAFTDVDGAESNREAAFRVNVTGAFNVASEAERVGTRLVYYSTDFVFDGQSPDPLAEEAPVRPESPLGVYGFTKWLGELASRRASRHLILRTAWLYGPGGNNFVEKILAAAASRTELRVVADETGCPTHTWDLAEATEALCDAEAAGLFHVVNTGYCSRAEFAQAILRMAGSPARVVPCRSREFPTTARRPARAVLDTAKYTQTTGRPLRGWIEALAHYMERRKAAE